A region of Micromonospora sp. WMMD882 DNA encodes the following proteins:
- a CDS encoding fatty acid desaturase, producing MTTIDASVRSTTSAVARPGTLATPDGAHPAAPHRPNPTAPRRHTHATPAAPPQGRLSVAERDTRDSADNSVRDSMRRLPGLTQLPLTFLTGRPHTGQRPLRLTPTTHLVTATVSIGVGLALTGLALAWTGWWLALLLPGWASTLHGARNLRMMVFHQCAHRNMWARRRPDQILGKIVAGLLMVQHFERYSAEHVADHHALHHMTLRDPTVQAFLVSLELRPGMTRRQMWRRVLGKLLSPVFHARFAWARVRSYSHAADTTERVLTAAGYATAAVLVTALDAWPLALVGWVLPMTVFFQISNTLRLCVKHTFPAPWVTQRRGKPYFASLTNAIFIGEPAPAASLRGLPAARAWARWWTRMLLVHFPSRYLVLTGDTVCHDFHHRRPMSRDWANYIFARQTDIETGHRGWPPYREIWGLIPAINLVFDSLAEADPAEFDRQRLAEISDRELFSAFDD from the coding sequence ATGACCACGATCGACGCGTCTGTCCGGTCCACCACCAGCGCCGTCGCCCGCCCCGGCACGCTGGCCACCCCGGACGGCGCCCACCCCGCCGCCCCGCACCGGCCGAACCCCACCGCCCCCCGACGCCACACCCACGCCACCCCGGCCGCTCCGCCCCAGGGCCGGCTGTCGGTGGCCGAACGGGACACCCGCGACTCGGCCGACAACAGCGTCCGCGACTCGATGCGGCGGCTGCCCGGCCTCACCCAACTGCCGCTGACCTTCCTCACCGGCCGCCCGCACACCGGCCAGCGTCCACTGCGACTCACCCCGACCACCCACCTGGTCACCGCGACCGTCTCCATCGGCGTGGGACTGGCGCTCACCGGGCTCGCCCTGGCCTGGACCGGCTGGTGGCTGGCGCTGCTCCTGCCCGGCTGGGCGAGCACCCTGCACGGCGCCCGCAACCTGCGCATGATGGTCTTCCACCAGTGCGCCCACCGGAACATGTGGGCCAGACGGCGACCCGACCAGATCCTCGGCAAGATCGTCGCCGGGTTGCTGATGGTGCAGCACTTCGAGCGGTACAGCGCCGAGCACGTGGCCGACCACCACGCGCTGCACCACATGACGCTGCGCGACCCCACCGTGCAGGCGTTCCTGGTCAGCCTGGAGCTGCGGCCCGGGATGACCCGGCGGCAGATGTGGCGGCGGGTGCTGGGCAAGCTCCTCTCACCGGTGTTCCACGCCCGGTTCGCCTGGGCGCGCGTCCGCTCCTACTCGCACGCCGCCGACACCACCGAGCGGGTGCTCACCGCGGCCGGGTACGCGACGGCGGCCGTGCTCGTCACGGCGCTGGACGCCTGGCCCCTGGCGCTGGTCGGCTGGGTGCTGCCGATGACCGTGTTCTTCCAGATCAGCAACACCCTGCGGCTGTGCGTCAAGCACACCTTCCCGGCCCCCTGGGTGACCCAGCGGCGCGGCAAGCCGTACTTCGCGAGCCTGACCAACGCCATCTTCATCGGCGAGCCCGCCCCGGCGGCGTCCCTGCGCGGCCTGCCCGCCGCCCGCGCCTGGGCCCGCTGGTGGACCCGGATGCTGCTGGTGCACTTCCCGTCCCGCTACCTGGTGCTCACCGGGGACACCGTCTGCCACGACTTCCACCACCGTCGGCCGATGAGCCGGGACTGGGCCAACTACATCTTCGCCCGCCAGACCGACATCGAGACCGGGCACCGGGGCTGGCCCCCGTACCGGGAGATCTGGGGTCTGATCCCCGCCATCAACCTGGTGTTCGACTCGCTCGCCGAGGCCGACCCGGCCGAGTTCGACCGGCAGCGCCTCGCCGAGATCAGCGACCGCGAGCTCTTCTCCGCCTTCGACGACTGA
- a CDS encoding aspartate aminotransferase family protein, whose product MYRPTEQPDPGAAAAARAADRAHVFHSWSAQAHIDPLPVAGGEGVRFWDYDGNSYLDFSSQFVNLNIGHAHPRVVEAIQQQAARLCTIAPHFANDQRSEAARLIAEHAPGDLNQVFFTNGGTESNEHAVRMARLVTGRPKVLTAYRSYHGSTHTAMHLTGDPRRWPTDTGAAGVVRFFGPYLYRSAFHATTEAEECARALEHLEQIIQFEGPSTIAAVLVEPIVGTNGILVPPDGYLPGVRAVCDRYGILLITDEVMTGFGRTGAWFGVDHWNVVPDLVTFAKGVNSGYVPLGGVIISDRVAAEFADRPYPGGLTYSGHPLACAAAVATIRAMEDEGTVAHAAWLGEHVLGPRLRKMAESHPSVGEVRGLGTFWAIELVRDPGTREMLVPFAATPAQAGPMNELAAECRRRGLWPFVHFNRVHVVPPCVISEEDAHHGLDILDEVLDLTDRYVRG is encoded by the coding sequence ATGTACCGACCGACCGAGCAGCCCGACCCGGGGGCCGCCGCCGCTGCCCGGGCCGCCGACCGGGCGCACGTCTTCCACTCCTGGTCCGCCCAGGCGCACATCGACCCGCTGCCCGTCGCCGGCGGCGAGGGGGTGCGCTTCTGGGACTACGACGGCAACAGCTACCTCGACTTCTCGTCCCAGTTCGTCAACCTCAACATCGGCCACGCCCACCCCCGGGTGGTCGAGGCGATCCAGCAGCAGGCCGCCCGGCTCTGCACGATCGCCCCGCACTTCGCCAACGACCAGCGTTCCGAGGCGGCCCGCCTGATCGCCGAGCACGCCCCCGGCGACCTGAACCAGGTCTTCTTCACCAACGGCGGCACCGAGTCCAACGAGCACGCGGTCCGGATGGCCCGCCTGGTGACCGGACGACCCAAGGTGCTCACCGCCTACCGCTCGTACCACGGGTCCACGCACACGGCGATGCACCTGACCGGCGACCCCCGCCGGTGGCCGACCGACACCGGCGCCGCCGGGGTGGTCCGCTTCTTCGGGCCCTACCTCTACCGGTCGGCGTTCCACGCCACCACCGAGGCCGAGGAGTGCGCCCGCGCGTTGGAGCACCTGGAGCAGATCATCCAGTTCGAGGGGCCGTCGACCATCGCCGCCGTGCTGGTCGAGCCCATCGTGGGCACCAACGGCATCCTGGTGCCGCCGGACGGCTACCTGCCCGGCGTCCGGGCCGTCTGCGACAGGTACGGCATCCTGCTGATCACCGACGAGGTGATGACCGGCTTCGGCCGGACCGGGGCGTGGTTCGGGGTGGACCACTGGAACGTGGTGCCCGACCTGGTCACCTTCGCCAAGGGCGTGAACTCCGGCTACGTGCCGCTCGGCGGCGTGATCATCTCCGACCGGGTGGCCGCCGAGTTCGCCGACCGCCCGTACCCCGGCGGGCTCACCTACTCCGGTCACCCGCTGGCCTGCGCCGCCGCGGTGGCGACCATCCGGGCGATGGAGGACGAGGGGACCGTCGCGCACGCCGCCTGGCTGGGCGAGCACGTCCTCGGCCCGCGGCTGCGCAAGATGGCCGAGTCCCACCCCAGCGTGGGCGAGGTGCGGGGGCTCGGCACGTTCTGGGCGATCGAGCTGGTCCGTGACCCCGGGACCCGGGAGATGCTGGTGCCGTTCGCCGCGACCCCGGCCCAGGCCGGCCCGATGAACGAGCTGGCCGCCGAGTGCCGCCGCCGGGGGCTGTGGCCGTTCGTGCACTTCAACCGGGTGCACGTGGTGCCGCCCTGCGTCATCTCCGAGGAGGACGCGCACCACGGGCTGGACATCCTCGACGAGGTCCTCGACCTCACCGACCGGTACGTCCGGGGCTGA
- a CDS encoding benzoate/H(+) symporter BenE family transporter, translating into MAGTLQPVLAGVVTALVGFASSFTVVLAGLRAVGATETQAASGLLAVCVVSGASAVWLGLRHRLPMSVAWSTPGAALLVATGPVPGGWPAAVGAFLVSGLLIVAAGLLPPLSRAVAAIPKPIAGAMLAGVLLPLCAAPARALVEVPALAGPVVVVWLLLHRYARRWAVPGALAGAVVAIALTTPPGRLDVAGLRPVLDPTVPSLNGPALIGLAVPLFLVTMAAQNVPGMAVLTGYGYRPPFGSALRTTGLASVVAAPVGGHAVNLAAITAALAAGPDAHPDPGRRWIASSTAGAGLALLGLGAGAATTLVLLAPPVLIEAVAGLALVGALATALGAALAEPDAREAAVVTFVVTAAGVTLLGVGGAFWGLLAGGLMLLLFRRRASPAVDPATPAPPTPAPAGSDPAGTDPAGSPDPTANRLR; encoded by the coding sequence ATGGCTGGCACGCTGCAACCCGTACTGGCCGGGGTGGTGACCGCGCTGGTCGGCTTCGCCAGCTCGTTCACTGTGGTGCTGGCCGGGCTGCGGGCCGTCGGGGCGACCGAGACGCAGGCGGCCTCCGGGCTGCTCGCCGTCTGCGTCGTCTCCGGGGCCAGCGCGGTCTGGCTCGGGCTGCGCCACCGGCTACCGATGAGCGTCGCCTGGTCCACACCCGGGGCTGCGCTGCTGGTGGCCACCGGGCCGGTGCCCGGTGGCTGGCCGGCCGCCGTCGGCGCGTTCCTGGTCTCCGGGCTGCTGATCGTGGCCGCCGGTCTGCTCCCGCCGTTGAGCCGGGCGGTCGCCGCCATCCCGAAACCGATCGCCGGGGCGATGCTCGCCGGGGTGCTGCTGCCGCTGTGCGCCGCCCCGGCGCGGGCGCTGGTCGAGGTGCCCGCGCTCGCCGGCCCGGTGGTGGTGGTCTGGCTGCTGCTGCACCGGTACGCCCGCCGCTGGGCGGTGCCCGGCGCGCTCGCCGGCGCGGTGGTGGCGATCGCGCTGACCACGCCACCGGGCCGACTCGACGTGGCCGGGCTCCGGCCGGTGCTCGACCCGACCGTGCCGAGCCTGAACGGGCCCGCCCTGATCGGCTTGGCGGTGCCGCTGTTCCTGGTCACCATGGCCGCGCAGAACGTACCCGGAATGGCCGTGCTGACCGGGTACGGCTACCGGCCGCCGTTCGGCTCGGCGTTGCGTACCACCGGGTTGGCCAGCGTGGTGGCCGCCCCGGTCGGTGGGCACGCGGTCAACCTGGCGGCGATCACCGCCGCCCTGGCCGCCGGCCCGGACGCCCACCCGGACCCGGGTCGCCGGTGGATCGCCTCCTCGACCGCCGGGGCCGGCCTGGCCCTGCTCGGTCTCGGCGCGGGCGCGGCGACCACGCTGGTGCTGCTCGCGCCGCCGGTCCTGATCGAGGCGGTCGCCGGGTTGGCGCTGGTCGGCGCGTTGGCCACCGCGCTCGGCGCGGCCCTGGCCGAGCCGGACGCCCGGGAGGCGGCGGTGGTGACGTTCGTGGTCACCGCCGCCGGGGTCACCCTGCTCGGGGTCGGCGGGGCATTCTGGGGGCTGCTCGCCGGCGGGCTGATGCTGCTGCTCTTCCGCCGCCGCGCCAGCCCCGCCGTCGATCCCGCCACCCCTGCCCCGCCCACCCCCGCCCCGGCTGGGTCGGACCCGGCCGGGACGGACCCGGCTGGATCGCCTGATCCCACCGCGAACCGATTGCGATGA
- a CDS encoding methylaspartate mutase, which produces MAEWAGLEVADDTAENLPSWTETVRHLRDSAAPTAVAALRAARHAGRPVVQPRCGVGSHPGMIDLLRRLAPAGPGLLTVTIDSFTRLRQFDRAARVLRENPGDLNGYPLVAHGWQRGRELVAAVDVPLEIRHGSPDPRDLFAVSLAAGFTSFEGGGIGYNVPYCKDVPLTTSMESWRQVDALCGRLAEAGVIVDRELFGTLTAVLVPPSISLAATLLEARAAVAEGVRCLSVAYPQGGEVHQDVAALRSIRELAARYLPAGVEVYPVLHEFMGVFPRERRTADALIVYGGLVARLGGADKVINKTNQEAYGIPDAAANALGIHTALVGGSPMFDFVQVDEDRVREEMHWIQREVAELVDPVLDGPDLTTAVQEAFHAGRLDVPFSASVHARSEIVPGRDAVGAIRYRDVGNLPFSTEVRQRNTRLLDRGTDDPRRFIETVSADIDYFLSYDRRLAGAPS; this is translated from the coding sequence ATGGCTGAGTGGGCCGGCCTGGAGGTGGCCGACGACACCGCCGAGAACCTGCCGTCCTGGACGGAGACCGTACGGCACCTGCGCGACAGCGCCGCGCCGACCGCCGTCGCGGCCCTGCGGGCGGCCCGACACGCCGGGCGACCGGTCGTGCAACCCCGCTGCGGGGTCGGCTCGCACCCCGGGATGATCGACCTGCTGCGGCGGCTCGCCCCCGCCGGCCCGGGTCTGCTGACCGTGACGATCGACTCGTTCACCCGGCTGCGGCAGTTCGACCGGGCGGCCCGGGTGCTCCGGGAGAACCCCGGCGACCTCAACGGGTACCCGCTGGTGGCGCACGGCTGGCAGCGCGGCCGGGAGTTGGTCGCCGCGGTCGACGTGCCGCTGGAGATCCGGCACGGCTCACCCGACCCCCGGGATCTCTTCGCGGTGTCCCTGGCCGCCGGGTTCACCTCCTTCGAGGGCGGCGGCATCGGCTACAACGTCCCGTACTGCAAGGACGTGCCGCTGACCACGTCGATGGAGAGCTGGCGGCAGGTCGACGCGCTCTGCGGCCGGCTCGCCGAGGCGGGCGTGATCGTCGACCGTGAGCTGTTCGGCACCCTCACCGCCGTGCTGGTGCCGCCGTCGATCAGCCTGGCGGCGACCCTGCTGGAGGCCCGCGCCGCCGTCGCCGAGGGGGTGCGCTGCCTGTCCGTCGCGTACCCGCAGGGCGGGGAGGTCCACCAGGACGTCGCGGCCCTGCGGTCGATCCGTGAGCTGGCCGCCCGGTACCTGCCGGCCGGGGTCGAGGTGTACCCCGTCCTGCACGAGTTCATGGGGGTGTTCCCGCGCGAGCGCCGCACCGCCGACGCCCTGATCGTCTACGGTGGCCTGGTCGCCCGGCTCGGCGGCGCCGACAAAGTGATCAACAAGACGAACCAGGAGGCGTACGGCATTCCCGACGCCGCCGCCAACGCCCTCGGCATCCACACCGCGCTCGTCGGCGGCTCCCCGATGTTCGACTTCGTCCAGGTGGACGAGGACCGGGTACGCGAGGAGATGCACTGGATCCAGCGCGAGGTCGCCGAACTCGTCGACCCGGTGCTCGACGGGCCCGACCTGACGACGGCGGTCCAGGAGGCGTTCCACGCCGGCCGGCTCGACGTGCCGTTCAGCGCCAGCGTCCACGCCCGCTCGGAGATCGTCCCCGGGCGCGACGCCGTCGGGGCGATCCGCTACCGGGACGTCGGCAACCTGCCGTTCTCCACCGAGGTACGGCAACGCAACACCCGCCTGCTGGACCGGGGCACGGACGACCCGCGCCGGTTCATCGAGACGGTCAGCGCCGACATCGACTACTTCCTGAGCTACGACCGGCGGCTGGCCGGCGCCCCGAGCTGA
- a CDS encoding VC0807 family protein, which translates to MTGPPIGRADLATLARRGLPGLLVPLLLYYLLRWHGVQPAPALVLSNTPAALWTAYRLLAGRTVDKVAVVGLAATALAAGLTLADADPRLVFGRTALITGGFGLWCLATVRGPRPAALRLSRPILERIFHWADWDDLWAREPAFRRLWRVTTVLVGTVQLLDATLRATLAWTVPLDVLPAVTTATNLTVGPVLLMLVNAYQVRAGLYRMLGVRWRRPVRPR; encoded by the coding sequence GTGACCGGCCCGCCGATCGGTCGCGCCGACCTGGCCACCCTGGCACGGCGGGGACTGCCCGGGCTGCTCGTACCGCTGCTGCTCTACTACCTGCTGCGGTGGCACGGCGTTCAGCCGGCCCCGGCGCTGGTGCTGAGCAACACGCCGGCCGCGCTCTGGACCGCGTACCGCCTGCTCGCCGGCCGTACCGTCGACAAGGTCGCGGTCGTCGGGCTGGCCGCGACCGCGCTCGCCGCCGGTCTCACCCTGGCCGACGCGGACCCGCGCCTGGTCTTCGGCCGCACCGCCCTGATCACCGGCGGTTTCGGCCTCTGGTGCCTGGCCACGGTACGCGGGCCCCGCCCCGCCGCGCTGCGACTGTCCCGCCCGATCCTGGAGCGGATCTTCCACTGGGCCGACTGGGACGACCTGTGGGCGCGGGAGCCCGCCTTCCGGCGGCTCTGGCGGGTGACCACCGTGCTGGTCGGCACGGTCCAGCTCCTCGACGCGACGCTACGGGCGACGCTGGCCTGGACCGTGCCGCTGGACGTGCTGCCCGCCGTCACGACCGCGACGAACCTGACCGTCGGGCCGGTGCTGTTGATGCTGGTCAACGCGTACCAGGTGCGCGCCGGCCTCTACCGGATGCTGGGCGTCCGGTGGCGGCGGCCGGTCAGACCTCGGTGA
- a CDS encoding cobalamin-dependent protein (Presence of a B(12) (cobalamin)-binding domain implies dependence on cobalamin itself, in one of its several forms, or in some unusual lineages, dependence on a cobalamin-like analog.) codes for MDPNRHVVILGVAASDAHAVANHLIAMHLREHGFDVVNLGVCTPLTEFADALDAHPDAEAVIIGSLNGHAHADLQGLPELRAAGRLHRPVILGGNLSVGSHKSDDDLARLRDLGVDHILEDPYELPLVLDLMRAATPQETRQPAVSAHG; via the coding sequence ATGGACCCCAACCGACACGTGGTCATCCTTGGTGTGGCGGCGAGCGACGCCCACGCGGTGGCCAACCACCTGATCGCCATGCACCTGCGGGAACACGGCTTCGACGTGGTCAACCTCGGCGTGTGCACGCCGTTGACCGAGTTCGCCGACGCCCTCGACGCGCACCCCGACGCCGAGGCGGTGATCATCGGCAGCCTGAACGGACACGCCCACGCCGACCTCCAGGGCCTGCCGGAGCTGCGGGCCGCCGGGCGGCTCCACCGCCCGGTGATCCTGGGCGGCAACCTCTCGGTCGGCAGCCACAAGTCCGACGACGACCTCGCCCGGCTGCGGGACCTCGGCGTCGACCACATCCTGGAGGACCCGTACGAGCTGCCGCTGGTGCTGGACCTGATGCGTGCCGCCACCCCGCAGGAGACCCGCCAGCCGGCGGTGAGCGCACATGGCTGA
- a CDS encoding protein phosphatase 2C domain-containing protein: MTLILRSAILNDVGLVRTNNEDSALAGDRLVAVADGMGGLPAGEVASEIVIRILDELIPPEMPDDAENALRAVVQTANRRIRAAIDAEPARDGMGTTLTAALLAGETLVVAQVGDSRCYLLRDGTLHQLTRDDTFVQALVDQGSLTPAAARQHPQRSLVTRAVQGVDAPPTVARYTVLPNDRLLLCSDGLSDYVDDPTIASAVYTYGDRQQCVEQLVKLAHQSGAPDNVTVVVSDVTEV; encoded by the coding sequence ATGACGCTGATCCTCCGCTCGGCCATCCTCAACGACGTCGGGCTGGTCCGGACCAACAACGAGGACTCCGCCCTCGCCGGTGACCGGCTGGTGGCGGTCGCCGACGGCATGGGTGGGTTGCCGGCCGGGGAGGTGGCCAGCGAGATCGTCATCCGGATCCTGGACGAGTTGATACCTCCGGAGATGCCCGACGACGCGGAGAACGCGCTGCGGGCCGTGGTGCAGACCGCCAACCGGCGGATCCGGGCGGCCATCGACGCGGAGCCGGCCCGGGACGGCATGGGCACCACGTTGACGGCCGCGCTGCTGGCCGGCGAGACGCTCGTCGTGGCCCAGGTCGGCGACTCCCGGTGCTACCTGCTGCGCGACGGCACGCTGCACCAGCTCACCAGGGACGACACGTTCGTCCAGGCGCTGGTGGACCAGGGTTCGCTGACGCCGGCCGCCGCCCGGCAGCACCCGCAGCGGTCCCTGGTCACCCGGGCGGTGCAGGGCGTCGACGCGCCGCCGACGGTGGCCCGGTACACGGTGCTGCCCAACGACCGGCTGCTGTTGTGCAGCGACGGGCTCTCCGACTACGTCGACGATCCCACCATCGCGTCGGCCGTCTACACCTACGGTGACCGGCAGCAGTGCGTCGAGCAGTTGGTGAAGCTGGCGCACCAGTCCGGCGCGCCGGACAACGTCACCGTCGTGGTCTCCGACGTCACCGAGGTCTGA
- a CDS encoding helix-turn-helix domain-containing protein: MSAAPPPAPESETAAIGRRVRALREEQGVSLSALARSAGIGKATLSGLENGVRNPTLETLYAVTAQLGVPLGAVLAGPASAPSVRGAAVRATLLEVFTEAGATYELYRMSVVPGATQLSPAHRPGVTEHVTVFTGVLRAGPVDAPSTVAAGGYLRWTSDVPHCYAAVGDEEVTASLLLRYPGG; this comes from the coding sequence ATGTCAGCAGCCCCACCACCCGCCCCGGAGTCCGAGACCGCCGCGATCGGGCGGCGGGTACGGGCGCTGCGGGAGGAGCAGGGAGTATCGCTGTCCGCGCTGGCCCGCTCCGCCGGCATCGGTAAGGCCACCCTCTCCGGGCTGGAGAACGGCGTCCGCAACCCCACCCTGGAGACGCTGTACGCGGTGACCGCGCAGCTCGGCGTACCGCTGGGCGCCGTGCTGGCCGGGCCGGCGAGCGCGCCCTCGGTGCGCGGCGCCGCGGTCCGCGCGACCCTGCTGGAGGTGTTCACCGAAGCCGGGGCGACCTACGAGCTGTACCGGATGTCGGTCGTCCCGGGCGCGACGCAGCTCTCCCCCGCGCACCGGCCCGGGGTCACCGAGCACGTCACGGTCTTCACCGGCGTGCTGCGTGCCGGCCCGGTGGACGCGCCGTCGACCGTAGCCGCCGGCGGCTACCTACGGTGGACGTCCGACGTGCCGCACTGTTACGCGGCGGTCGGCGACGAGGAGGTGACCGCCAGCCTGCTGCTGCGGTACCCCGGCGGATAG
- a CDS encoding TetR family transcriptional regulator yields the protein MPARSDPDRSVTERARRAQIVAATIETIAELGYRGASFAEIARRAGLSSTGLISYHFAGKAELMGEVLAEVHRDIGGFMAERVGAQPDPPRQLRSYITGMVDYLDQRRAPMRALLEIFLNTPIRPVGSTPGGAAGTGEGGATGPDSACPADPDSASADADQRAMGSLAGILAEGQRRGDFRDFDLPVMAMTIQRALDMLPFALAVDPGLDLALCARELTTLFDLGTRRAP from the coding sequence ATGCCAGCAAGGAGCGACCCGGATCGATCGGTGACCGAGCGGGCCCGGCGGGCGCAGATCGTCGCGGCGACCATCGAGACCATCGCCGAGCTGGGCTACCGAGGGGCCTCCTTCGCCGAGATCGCCCGCCGGGCCGGGCTGAGCAGCACCGGGCTGATCTCGTACCACTTCGCCGGCAAGGCCGAGCTGATGGGCGAGGTGCTCGCCGAGGTGCACCGCGACATCGGGGGGTTCATGGCCGAGCGGGTCGGCGCCCAACCCGACCCGCCCCGGCAGCTCCGCTCCTACATCACCGGCATGGTCGACTACCTCGATCAGCGCCGCGCCCCGATGCGGGCCCTGCTGGAGATCTTCCTCAACACGCCGATCCGACCGGTCGGCTCGACTCCCGGTGGCGCCGCTGGCACGGGGGAGGGCGGCGCCACCGGGCCCGACAGCGCCTGCCCCGCCGACCCCGATTCCGCGTCGGCCGACGCCGACCAGCGGGCGATGGGATCCCTGGCGGGCATCCTCGCCGAGGGGCAGCGCCGGGGCGACTTCCGCGACTTCGACCTGCCGGTGATGGCGATGACCATCCAACGCGCGCTCGACATGCTCCCCTTCGCGCTGGCCGTCGACCCGGGGCTGGACCTGGCGCTCTGCGCCCGCGAGCTGACCACGCTGTTCGACCTCGGCACCCGCCGGGCGCCCTGA
- a CDS encoding GNAT family N-acetyltransferase, with the protein MAIRHLAVEEILTTAYPLRAYAFGGSPGPVDLDELRRTWLPYQEGNRTLVAETADGVAMATATGIPMRQNLRGRVLPMAGVASVTTHPLGRRQGHVRELLQRLLDEMRDEGHLLSTLYPFRPSFYERFGYVGLAAARTATFPVADLAALLRADLPGEVRWTRAGPGYPEYVAFLDRCLTGRHGFAVFPGYRQVRVRDDDDRWLLTAHVDGVTEGLLTYRIDDHGGTLAADDLLAFGPLARTLLLQFLGRHVDQVERVSMVVAADDLPELWLTDLGVVCETRVTRPDHAAPMARLLSMDALDGLPAGAGRCRVELTTDRWLAGTWLLDGATGHLESRPHSTGDSALPVATLTAAGLSALAYGVLDPAELVIRGLGVVPPDAAVELRRIFPRDLPYLHANF; encoded by the coding sequence ATGGCCATCCGTCACCTCGCCGTCGAAGAGATCCTGACCACCGCCTACCCGCTCCGGGCGTACGCCTTCGGCGGGTCACCGGGGCCGGTGGACCTCGACGAGCTGCGGCGCACCTGGCTGCCGTACCAGGAAGGGAACCGGACCCTGGTCGCCGAGACGGCCGACGGCGTCGCCATGGCCACGGCCACCGGGATCCCGATGCGGCAGAACCTGCGCGGCCGGGTGCTGCCGATGGCCGGCGTGGCCTCGGTGACCACGCATCCGTTGGGCCGCCGGCAGGGTCACGTCCGGGAGCTGCTCCAGCGGCTGCTCGACGAGATGCGCGACGAGGGACACCTGCTCTCCACGCTGTACCCGTTCCGGCCGTCGTTCTACGAGCGGTTCGGCTACGTCGGGCTGGCCGCCGCCCGGACGGCCACCTTCCCGGTCGCCGACCTGGCCGCGCTGCTCCGGGCCGACCTGCCCGGCGAGGTGCGCTGGACCCGCGCCGGCCCCGGGTACCCCGAGTACGTCGCGTTCCTCGACCGTTGCCTGACCGGGCGGCACGGCTTCGCCGTCTTCCCCGGGTACCGCCAGGTCCGGGTACGTGACGACGACGACCGGTGGCTGCTGACCGCCCACGTCGACGGGGTGACCGAGGGGCTGTTGACGTACCGGATCGACGACCACGGGGGCACCCTGGCGGCCGACGACCTGCTCGCCTTCGGCCCGCTCGCCCGGACGCTGCTGCTCCAGTTCCTCGGCCGGCACGTCGACCAGGTGGAACGGGTCAGCATGGTCGTCGCCGCCGACGACCTGCCCGAGCTGTGGCTCACCGACCTGGGGGTGGTCTGCGAGACCCGGGTGACCCGACCCGACCACGCCGCCCCGATGGCCCGACTGCTGTCGATGGACGCCCTCGACGGGCTGCCGGCCGGGGCGGGCCGCTGCCGGGTCGAGCTGACCACCGACCGCTGGCTCGCCGGCACCTGGCTGCTGGACGGCGCCACCGGTCACCTGGAGTCGCGCCCGCACTCGACGGGTGACTCCGCGCTGCCGGTCGCCACCCTCACCGCCGCCGGGCTGTCCGCGCTCGCGTACGGGGTGCTCGACCCGGCCGAGCTGGTGATCCGGGGGCTCGGCGTCGTACCGCCCGACGCCGCCGTGGAGCTGCGCCGCATCTTCCCGCGCGACCTGCCGTACCTGCACGCGAACTTCTGA